Proteins found in one Polyodon spathula isolate WHYD16114869_AA chromosome 10, ASM1765450v1, whole genome shotgun sequence genomic segment:
- the LOC121322130 gene encoding caspase-7-like, with translation MADESSAADREEEVEAMGDTTDAKPDRKGKFSLFGNKKKKNVQGPEQDLSTESRNSVVSPTFQYKTNYKRLGKCVIINNKNFQEKTGMKVRTGTDKDAGELNKCFKTLGFEVCSYNDQTCQDMEKLLRDASEEDHSECSCFACILLSHGKEGMIYGTDGAMPIKTLTSLFRGDMCKSLLGKPKLFFIQACRGSEFDNGIQTDSGPPNESLETDANPQHKIPVEADFLFAYSTVPGYYFWRNPGQGSWFVQALCNVLSEYGNQLEILQILTRVNYTVATSFESWSKDPRFGEKKQIPCVVSMLTKELYFS, from the exons ATGGCGGATGAGTCTTCTGCTGCTGATAGAGAGGAGGAGGTCGAAGCAATGGGAGATACAACGGATGCAAAGCCGGACAGAAAAGGAAAGTTCTCTCTGTTTGGAAA TAAGAAGAAAAAGAATGTCCAGGGCCCGGAGCAGGACCTCTCTACTGAAAGTCGTAACAGCGTTGTTTCACCGACCTTCCAGTATAAGACGAACTACAAGAGGCTTGGAAAGTGTGTCATTATCAACAACAAAAACTTTCAGGAGAAAACAG GCATGAAAGTACGGACTGGGACAGACAAGGATGCTGGAGAACTGAATAAGTGTTTTAAAACCTTGGGCTTTGAAGTTTGTAGTTACAACGACCAGACATGTCAAGACATGGAGAAGCTGCTCAGAGATG CCTCGGAGGAAGACCACAGTGAGTGTTCATGCTTTGCCTGCATCCTTTTAAGCCACGGTAAGGAAGGCATGATCTATGGCACGGATGGAGCAATGCCAATCAAGACTTTGACCTCTCTGTTCAGAGGAGACATGTGCAAGAGTCTTCTGGGCAAACCCAAACTCTTCTTCATTCAG GCATGCAGGGGCTCTGAATTTGATAATGGGATTCAGACTGATTCCGGACCTCCAAATGAATCCTTGGAAACAGATGCCAACCCTCAGCACAAAATTCCAGTTGAAGCCGACTTTCTTTTTGCATATTCCACAGTGCCAG GCTACTACTTCTGGAGGAACCCGGGACAGGGCTCCTGGTTTGTCCAGGCCCTGTGCAATGTCTTGAGTGAATACGGGAACCAGCTGGAGATCCTGCAGATTCTAACCAGAGTCAACTACACGGTGGCTACCAGCTTCGAATCGTGGTCTAAAGACCCTCGCTTCGGTGAGAAGAAGCAGATACCCTGTGTGGTGTCCATGCTCACGAAAGAACTCTACTTTAGCTAA